From Microcoleus sp. FACHB-831, a single genomic window includes:
- a CDS encoding ATP-grasp domain-containing protein codes for MLQKLPVAASKIFVWAFIPYRIQQQKLISEYHDKPSERQELADVFAELGIKWKWQPLTLENMQAVVEEVAAAADKCIPVVLNYCDGFDEIDGYPGIAIAKLLEAKNIIFTGADASFLHLSDNKILMKRAFVKAGVSTAPYEVISYAAAFGGVCDRLGTPLIVKPAISYASYGISLQSVVNSDEQVNLQLQRLVQGQHGKYFPPESIFVEKFITGSEFTVLIVGSVHQPATIKIYPPVERIFHSSLAVSERFLTFDRYWAKYQEETSLSPEEPFYRYQLADPILHDKLCELSMRAYCAVGGNGYGRVDVRMDKNSQELFVLEVNANCGISSDDQTSVGNILRFSGTPFAQLMSEMIGGAFDRHYTKSQ; via the coding sequence ATGCTTCAGAAATTGCCCGTTGCTGCTAGTAAAATATTTGTCTGGGCATTTATTCCCTACCGCATCCAACAACAAAAGCTGATAAGCGAATACCACGACAAGCCCAGCGAACGACAGGAACTGGCAGATGTTTTTGCAGAACTCGGTATCAAGTGGAAATGGCAGCCACTCACCTTAGAAAATATGCAAGCAGTGGTTGAGGAGGTAGCTGCTGCTGCTGATAAATGCATACCTGTAGTGCTGAACTATTGCGATGGTTTTGATGAAATTGACGGCTACCCAGGGATTGCGATTGCCAAACTGCTGGAAGCGAAAAACATCATTTTCACAGGAGCAGATGCTAGCTTTTTGCATCTATCAGACAACAAAATATTGATGAAGCGTGCTTTTGTTAAAGCAGGGGTTTCAACTGCTCCTTACGAAGTCATTTCCTATGCAGCCGCATTCGGGGGAGTATGCGATCGCCTTGGCACTCCTCTAATTGTGAAACCAGCAATTTCTTACGCCAGCTATGGAATTTCTTTGCAGTCAGTTGTTAATAGCGACGAACAGGTAAACCTGCAATTACAGCGCTTGGTTCAAGGACAGCATGGTAAATATTTTCCGCCTGAAAGCATTTTTGTAGAAAAATTTATCACCGGTTCTGAGTTTACCGTCTTGATTGTTGGCTCCGTTCATCAGCCAGCTACAATTAAAATTTATCCACCTGTAGAACGGATTTTTCATTCCAGTTTGGCTGTTTCTGAACGGTTTTTAACTTTTGATAGGTACTGGGCAAAATATCAAGAAGAAACTTCCCTTTCTCCTGAAGAACCTTTTTACCGTTACCAACTAGCCGATCCTATTTTGCATGACAAACTTTGCGAGTTAAGTATGCGTGCTTACTGTGCCGTTGGCGGTAATGGATATGGACGGGTTGATGTGCGAATGGATAAAAATTCCCAAGAACTTTTTGTCCTTGAAGTGAATGCTAACTGCGGTATTTCTTCCGATGACCAAACTTCAGTTGGCAATATTTTGCGCTTTTCTGGTACGCCGTTTGCACAACTGATGTCAGAAATGATCGGCGGTGCTTTTGATAGGCATTATACTAAGTCGCAGTAA
- a CDS encoding SET domain-containing protein-lysine N-methyltransferase, whose product MKVCVLQPDYSQSAVDYKNYDPPRNLSHLLLEDQVDHVFLNKATTYRQLKELKNKDYNIFVNLCTGCLDWEVPSIDVIVALEQLNLPYTGPTFDLYEINKELMKYVAYVAGVRTPAFVKAETLADVESACENLQFPLFVKPAASSDSLGIDAQFYVTTKEGLYSKAADIIGKFGQVLIEEYAPGREFTVLVAANPENRSSPLTYKSLEFVFPDGEHFKTYELKVRRNRPEFYITCADPELDLRLRDAAAKIFCEYNGFGYACLDFRVNEQNEVFVLSINFKPSVFYSEGAEALADCILKFDGAGSSGFLKHIIAEGIDRQKRRQRKFRVRKNTISGYGIYAITDFKAGEIVVQFEEQAKRIVTRSHVESHWSISAQESFQRYALPLSEEVFIFWDEDPAKWLPTNHSCDANMVLRGLNICALRDIAAGEELTLDYSVSIYSEDFPEFECQCGSFKCRGIIRGTSGNSVTWREKERKKSQIRSQIQAGK is encoded by the coding sequence ATGAAAGTGTGTGTTCTGCAACCTGATTATTCTCAATCGGCAGTGGACTACAAAAACTACGATCCGCCTCGTAACCTCTCTCATCTGTTACTAGAAGACCAGGTAGACCATGTATTTCTCAACAAAGCGACAACGTACCGTCAGCTAAAAGAGTTAAAAAATAAAGATTACAATATTTTTGTCAACCTCTGTACGGGATGTTTGGACTGGGAAGTTCCCTCTATTGATGTAATTGTTGCTTTAGAACAGCTTAATTTACCTTATACTGGCCCTACTTTCGACCTCTACGAGATTAACAAAGAGTTAATGAAGTATGTTGCCTACGTGGCAGGAGTAAGAACACCAGCATTTGTGAAAGCTGAAACCTTAGCTGATGTCGAGAGCGCTTGTGAAAACTTGCAATTCCCCCTGTTTGTTAAACCAGCAGCATCATCAGACAGTCTGGGAATTGACGCTCAATTTTATGTAACCACAAAAGAAGGATTATATAGCAAAGCCGCCGACATCATAGGCAAATTTGGTCAAGTTTTAATTGAGGAGTATGCGCCTGGACGAGAGTTTACAGTCCTTGTAGCTGCTAACCCTGAAAATCGCTCTTCTCCCCTAACTTATAAATCTCTAGAGTTTGTCTTTCCTGATGGGGAACATTTTAAAACCTACGAACTGAAGGTGCGCCGCAATCGTCCAGAATTTTATATTACCTGTGCTGACCCAGAACTTGACCTGCGGTTGAGAGACGCTGCGGCGAAAATTTTCTGTGAATATAATGGGTTTGGCTATGCTTGTCTTGATTTTAGAGTTAACGAACAAAACGAGGTTTTCGTCTTGTCAATTAACTTCAAGCCTTCGGTTTTTTATTCAGAAGGTGCAGAAGCATTGGCTGACTGCATTTTAAAGTTTGATGGTGCGGGTTCTTCAGGATTCCTCAAACATATTATTGCAGAAGGTATTGACAGACAGAAACGTCGTCAGAGGAAATTTAGAGTACGCAAGAATACTATTTCCGGCTATGGCATTTATGCCATTACTGATTTCAAAGCTGGGGAAATTGTCGTCCAATTCGAGGAACAAGCAAAAAGGATTGTTACCCGTTCGCACGTCGAATCCCACTGGAGTATATCGGCTCAAGAATCTTTTCAACGGTATGCTCTTCCTTTGAGTGAAGAAGTCTTTATTTTCTGGGACGAAGACCCAGCCAAATGGCTGCCTACAAACCACTCTTGCGATGCGAATATGGTCTTGCGAGGACTTAACATTTGTGCCCTTAGAGACATCGCAGCAGGAGAGGAATTGACTTTAGACTACTCAGTGTCAATATATAGCGAAGATTTTCCAGAATTTGAGTGTCAGTGTGGATCGTTCAAGTGCCGAGGGATTATTCGCGGAACTTCAGGAAATTCTGTAACTTGGCGAGAAAAGGAGCGCAAAAAATCACAAATTCGTTCTCAAATTCAGGCGGGAAAATAA
- a CDS encoding SET domain-containing protein-lysine N-methyltransferase, protein MQLTNIPSKVTKASYFAELWECPLTGEKSLHASVTLMPSEIVSAFRIQEILSKPNYLTVQLNEQEHMTLEPEFLQYINHSCDPNVFFDTTNMVVICLKKIELSEQMTFFYPSTEWSMDRGFDCLCGTEECLGYIQGAAHLPTNILKQYKLSDYIQQKLKIIKDD, encoded by the coding sequence GTGCAGCTAACTAATATCCCATCTAAAGTCACTAAAGCTTCATATTTTGCCGAATTATGGGAGTGTCCTCTAACAGGTGAAAAATCGCTCCACGCAAGTGTTACACTTATGCCGAGTGAAATAGTTTCTGCTTTCAGAATTCAAGAAATCTTGAGCAAGCCTAACTACTTGACGGTGCAATTAAACGAGCAAGAACACATGACGCTCGAACCGGAGTTTTTGCAATACATCAATCACAGTTGCGATCCTAATGTTTTTTTTGACACTACAAATATGGTTGTCATCTGTCTTAAGAAGATTGAATTGAGCGAACAAATGACCTTCTTCTACCCATCTACAGAATGGTCTATGGATCGAGGGTTTGATTGTCTGTGTGGAACTGAAGAATGCCTGGGATATATTCAGGGAGCAGCACATTTACCAACAAATATTTTGAAACAATATAAACTGTCTGATTACATTCAACAAAAGTTAAAAATTATAAAAGATGATTAG
- a CDS encoding AarF/ABC1/UbiB kinase family protein, which yields MNRYPVAQSQRRYDAKAIAKYYRNRPWLVIWRAIAIIFSFVGFIFGLKWDEWLKVEPGHVANRRATQLRHIITRLGPTFIKVGQALSTRPDLIRKDFLEELIKLQDQLPPFENAIAHSIIEAQLGRTISEIFSEITPEPIAAASLGQVYRARLHTGEEVAVKVQRPNLLPTITLDLYLMRWAASWLAPWLPLNLGHDLSLIVDEFGIKLFEEIDYINEGRNAEKFAANFQDDPTVKVPAIYWRYTSHNVLTLEWINGFKLTDTERIKAAGLDTDTIIQIGVTSGLRQLLEFGFFHADPHPGNLFATPDGRMAFIDFGMMDQLDQNTKETLVTAVVHLINKDYVDLAKDFVKLGFLTPETDIWPIVPAIETVLGDAIGESVSSFNFKTITDKFSELMYDYPFRVPAKFALIIRSLVTQEGLALSLNPNFKIVEVGYPYVARRLLTGESPEMRRRLIEILFKDGKFQWQRLENMIAIARTDGNFDLLPTAQLGLQYLLSAEGQFLRRQLLLALIEDDRLHTEEVRRLWNLVKDELKPARLFDVALGALNELSTEGVAAILPSVSAFKSNL from the coding sequence GTGAATCGGTATCCAGTCGCTCAGAGTCAACGGCGTTACGATGCCAAGGCGATCGCTAAATACTACCGCAATCGTCCCTGGCTGGTCATCTGGCGTGCGATCGCTATAATTTTTTCATTTGTTGGGTTTATCTTCGGCCTGAAGTGGGACGAATGGCTTAAAGTAGAACCGGGTCATGTCGCAAATAGACGCGCCACACAACTGCGGCATATAATTACCCGATTGGGGCCAACATTTATTAAGGTAGGTCAAGCGCTCTCGACAAGGCCAGACTTGATCCGCAAAGACTTCTTAGAAGAGTTAATCAAATTACAGGATCAATTACCGCCATTTGAGAATGCGATCGCCCACTCGATAATTGAAGCCCAACTTGGTCGCACCATCTCAGAAATTTTTAGCGAAATCACGCCAGAGCCAATCGCCGCCGCTAGTCTTGGACAGGTATATCGAGCGCGTCTCCACACTGGCGAAGAAGTAGCAGTCAAGGTGCAACGCCCCAACTTGCTACCGACAATAACACTAGACCTTTACTTAATGCGGTGGGCTGCTAGCTGGCTAGCTCCCTGGCTTCCCCTAAATCTAGGTCATGACCTAAGCTTAATTGTTGATGAATTCGGCATCAAACTATTTGAAGAAATCGATTACATCAACGAAGGTAGAAATGCTGAAAAATTTGCCGCTAATTTCCAAGACGACCCAACGGTTAAAGTTCCAGCAATCTATTGGCGCTACACCAGCCACAATGTCCTTACTCTAGAGTGGATTAATGGCTTCAAGCTAACAGATACCGAGCGCATTAAAGCCGCAGGTCTTGACACGGATACAATTATCCAGATTGGCGTAACATCTGGACTGCGACAGTTGTTGGAGTTCGGCTTTTTTCATGCCGATCCCCACCCAGGCAATTTGTTTGCCACTCCGGACGGTCGCATGGCATTCATTGACTTTGGCATGATGGATCAGCTAGACCAGAATACCAAAGAAACTCTGGTAACTGCTGTAGTTCACTTAATCAACAAAGATTATGTTGATTTAGCAAAAGACTTTGTAAAGCTGGGCTTTCTGACACCAGAAACAGATATTTGGCCAATCGTACCAGCTATAGAAACAGTTTTGGGCGATGCAATTGGAGAAAGTGTCAGTAGTTTTAACTTTAAAACGATTACTGACAAATTCTCGGAATTAATGTACGATTACCCGTTCCGCGTACCTGCTAAGTTTGCCTTAATTATTCGTTCCTTAGTGACGCAAGAAGGTTTAGCACTCAGCCTCAATCCCAATTTCAAAATTGTGGAAGTAGGTTATCCCTACGTGGCGCGACGTTTGCTTACCGGGGAATCGCCAGAAATGCGGCGACGGCTGATTGAGATATTGTTTAAAGATGGTAAATTCCAGTGGCAGCGGTTGGAGAACATGATCGCGATCGCCCGCACTGATGGTAACTTTGATCTACTGCCAACAGCCCAACTAGGTTTGCAGTATCTTCTCTCCGCTGAAGGTCAATTTCTCCGACGCCAGTTGCTGTTAGCTTTGATAGAAGATGATAGACTGCATACCGAAGAAGTTCGACGCCTCTGGAACCTCGTCAAAGATGAACTGAAACCAGCCCGTCTGTTTGATGTCGCACTAGGAGCATTAAACGAACTTTCTACGGAAGGTGTTGCGGCTATACTGCCCTCAGTCTCGGCTTTCAAGAGTAATTTGTAA
- the gmk gene encoding guanylate kinase, producing METGRLIVLTGPSGVGKGTLLRSLLQRHPELYFSISVTTRSPRPGEMDGKDYYFISRSDFEEMVKAEKFLEWAEYAGNYYGTPRLQVEEHIARGESVILEIELEGARQIGKTFPDALRIFILPPSLPELEQRIRRRGTDSEEAISRRLSRAGDELAAATEFDIQIINDDLENTIHRIEAALFTYNPPFPVGET from the coding sequence ATGGAAACAGGGAGACTGATTGTATTAACTGGGCCGAGTGGAGTGGGCAAAGGTACTTTGCTGCGATCGCTCCTACAACGTCATCCGGAATTATATTTCTCTATCTCCGTGACGACTCGCTCCCCCCGTCCTGGGGAAATGGACGGGAAAGACTATTACTTTATCAGCCGCAGCGACTTTGAAGAAATGGTCAAAGCTGAGAAATTCCTGGAGTGGGCTGAGTATGCTGGGAACTACTACGGGACGCCCCGCTTGCAGGTGGAGGAACACATTGCACGGGGTGAGTCCGTGATATTAGAAATTGAACTAGAAGGGGCGAGGCAAATAGGCAAGACTTTCCCCGATGCACTGCGGATATTTATTCTGCCGCCTTCGCTTCCAGAACTAGAGCAGAGGATACGCAGACGCGGTACTGATTCTGAAGAGGCGATCTCTCGTCGTCTTTCCCGCGCCGGAGATGAACTCGCCGCCGCAACTGAATTTGATATTCAAATCATCAACGACGACCTAGAAAATACCATCCACCGTATCGAAGCTGCACTTTTCACGTACAACCCACCGTTCCCAGTTGGTGAAACCTGA